One Vitis riparia cultivar Riparia Gloire de Montpellier isolate 1030 chromosome 4, EGFV_Vit.rip_1.0, whole genome shotgun sequence genomic window carries:
- the LOC117912844 gene encoding protein PLANT CADMIUM RESISTANCE 5-like produces the protein MQVVEPPRPNDQLVVYAAPLPEANKMEGGGANALVPVTRQESGQIHLILIQAVGNPWRSGLFDCYQHPINAMITTVAPYVTFGQIAEIVDNGSTSYVTGATL, from the exons ATGCAAGTGGTTGAGCCGCCGCGTCCAAACGACCAGCTTGTGGTGTATGCCGCCCCGCTGCCAGAGGCTAACAAGATGGAGGGTGGCGGTGCTAATGCTCTCGTGCCCGTGACTAGGCAGGAGTCTGGACAGATACATCTGATTCTTATTCAGGCTGTTGGCAACCCCTGGAGGAGTGGCCTCTTTGACTGCTACCAGCACCCTATCAATG CAATGATAACAACCGTAGCACCATACGTGACCTTCGGCCAAATCGCTGAGATAGTGGACAATGGCAGTACGA GTTATGTCACTGGGGCAACGCTTTAA